One segment of Phragmites australis chromosome 13, lpPhrAust1.1, whole genome shotgun sequence DNA contains the following:
- the LOC133889161 gene encoding gamma-soluble NSF attachment protein-like, translated as MASSSDPDKLMTKADKLTKLSFTRWNADWKSATSLYEQAAIAYRFRKDNEKAKDAFEKASKGQEMISSPWDAAKHMESAAALAKELARWNEVSDFYRRASELYRECGRPQPASDALGKGASALEEKAPEEATKMYDEACSVLEEDGKEQMAFDLYRAAAALYIKLEKYSDAAAFFLRLGAAADKCNASNSQCKAYLSAIIIYLFAHDFQQAQKCYNDCSEVQAFLNSDQNRCAMKLLSAYEEGDAEEIKRVAQSSIFNHLDHVVIRLARKLPTGDLQAIKKAADDGEESLDEDDLT; from the exons ATGGCGAGCTCTTCCGACCCCGACAAGCTCATGACCAAAGCCGACAAACT AACAAAATTGAGCTTTACAAGGTGGAATGCTGACTGGAAAAGTGCTACTTCCCTGTATGAGCAAGCTG CAATTGCGTATAGGTTCAGAAAGGACAATGAGAAAGCAAAAGATGCGTTTGAGAAGGCTTCAAAAGGACAAGAAATGATCTCCTC ACCATGGGATGCCGCTAAGCATATGGAATCTGCTGCTGCTTTAGCAAAGGAGCTTGCACGCTGGAATGAAGTTTCTGATTTTTATCGCAGAGCTTCAGAGTTATATCGTGAATGTGGAAGACCACAACCTGCGTCTGATGCTCTTGGAAAGGGTGCAAG TGCCTTGGAGGAAAAGGCTCCAGAAGAAGCTACCAAAATGTATGATGAGGCTTGCTCAGTTCTTGAAGAGGATGGGAAGGAGCAGATGGCTTTTGACTTGTATCGTGCTGCTGCAGCTTTGTATATTAAGCTTGAGAA GTATTCGGATGCTGCAGCATTCTTTTTAAGACTTGGTGCAGCTGCTGATAAATGCAATGCCAGTAACAGCCAATGCAAG GCTTATCTGAGTGCAATCATTATCTACCTTTTCGCCCATGATTTTCAGCAAGCTCAGAAATGCTACAATGACTGCTCAGA GGTTCAAGCCTTCCTCAACAGTGACCAGAATCGATGTGCGATGAAACTATTGTCTGCATATGAGGAAGGTGATGCTGAAGAAATCAAACGTGTTGCTCAATCAAGCATCTTCAATCACCTCGACCATGTG GTAATTAGGCTTGCAAGGAAACTACCGACAGGTGATCTGCAGGCCATCAAGAAAGCAGCTGATGACGGCGAGGAATCCTTGGACGAGGATGACCTAACTTAG